One window from the genome of Glycine soja cultivar W05 chromosome 12, ASM419377v2, whole genome shotgun sequence encodes:
- the LOC114380124 gene encoding protein SUPPRESSOR OF K(+) TRANSPORT GROWTH DEFECT 1-like: MYSNFKEQAIEYVKQAVDEDNKGNYAKAFQLYMNALEYFKTHLKYEKNPKIKEAITQKFTEYLRRAEEIRAVLDDGPSGPASSGDAAVATRPKTKPKDGGKDGDGEDPEQAKLRAGLNSAIVREKPNVKWNDVAGLESAKQALQEAVILPVKFPQFFTGKRRPWRAFLLYGPPGTGKSYLAKAVATEADSTFFSVSSSDLVSKWMGESEKLVSNLFQMARESAPSIIFVDEIDSLCGQRGEGNESEASRRIKTELLVQMQGVGHNDQKVLVLAATNTPYALDQAIRRRFDKRIYIPLPDLKARQHMFKVHLGDTPHNLAESDFEHLARKTEGFSGSDISVCVKDVLFEPVRKTQDAMFFFRNPEDMWIPCGPKQQSAVQTTMQDLAAKGLASKILPPPISRTDFDKVLARQRPTVSKSDLDVHERFTKEFGEEG; this comes from the exons atgTATAGCAATTTCAAAGAGCAAGCAATAGAGTACGTGAAACAAGCGGTAGATGAAGACAATAAGGGAAACTACGCGAAAGCGTTTCAACTTTACATGAACGCGTTGGAGTATTTCAAAACGCACCTCAAGTACGAGAAGAACCCTAAGATCAAGGAGGCCATCACTCAGAAATTCACCGAGTATCTCCGCCGGGCCGAGGAGATCCGGGCCGTCCTCGACGATGGGCCCAGCGGCCCGGCCTCCAGCGGGGACGCCGCGGTCGCCACAAGGCCCAAGACGAAGCCCAAGGACGGAGGCAAAGATGGAGACGGCGAGGATCCCGAGCAGGCCAAGCTACGGGCCGGGCTCAACTCCGCTATCGTTAGGGAAAAGCCCAACGTGAAGTGGAACGACGTCGCGGGGCTTGAGAGCGCCAAGCAGGCTTTGCAGGAAGCGGTTATCTTGCCCGTGAAGTTTCCGCAGTTCTTCACTG GTAAACGACGACCTTGGAGAGCGTTTTTGTTGTACGGACCGCCGGGGACGGGTAAATCGTATTTGGCCAAGGCCGTTGCCACAGAAGCTGATTCTACGTTTTTCAG TGTTTCTTCGTCAGACCTGGTTTCAAAGTGGATGGGAGAAAGTGAAAAGCTGGTCTCAAATCTTTTCCAAATGGCACGTGAAAGTGCACCTTCTATCATATTCGTTGATGAAATAGACTCTCTATGTGGTCAGCGTGGAGAAGGGAATGAGAGTGAAGCTTCAAGGCGTATTAAAACTGAGCTTCTGGTGCAGATGCAG GGTGTAGGACACAATGATCAGAAAGTTCTTGTTCTAGCAGCTACAAATACACCTTATGCTCTAGACCAG GCAATAAGGCGGCGTTTCGATAAGCGTATATACATACCCCTACCTGATTTAAAGGCTCGCCAACACATGTTCAAG GTGCACCTAGGAGATACTCCCCATAACTTGGCTGAAAGTGATTTCGAACATTTGGCTCGCAAGACAGAGGGGTTTTCAGGTTCAGATATATCTGTCTGT GTGAAGGATGTTTTATTTGAACCTGTTCGCAAAACCCAAGATGCCATGTTTTTCTTTAGGAATCCTGAGGATATGTGGATCCCATGTGGACCAAAGCAACAGAGTGCAGTACAAACTACAATGCAGGATCTTGCTGCGAAAGGACTTGCTTCTAAG ATCCTGCCACCACCTATATCGAGAACAGATTTTGACAAAGTACTTGCTAGACAAAGACCCACCGTAAGCAAGTCTGACCTTGATGTTCACGAGCGATTCACAAAGGAATTCGGAGAGGAAGGATAA
- the LOC114380461 gene encoding serine/threonine-protein phosphatase 2A activator-like isoform X1 yields MEDSGNLHHHHHTDDGDHNHHPPSSSSPLATGTCCKCGGPTTFAPPPQTPTFTSPPPTYRPIRAPAIPPDPNSTRAIILSPVPQSQKVPILPPPHHFQLPTKRIHSPDDISRFHSSDSGKNFLGFVVALSESIRAKKISDPCHISPATTSLLSILQTLTLIADQTPPVPQSARYGNVAYRTWHEKMSNSAESLILTLLPENLHPATVELVPYFTDSFGNSSRIDYGTGHETNFAAWLYCLARLGVIGVEDYPAVVARVFVKYLDLMRKLQLQYCLEPAGSHGVWGLDDYHFLPFIFGSSQLIDHKYMKPKSIHNEDILENFSNEYMYLAGIAFVKKVKKGVFAEHSPMLDDISGVPNWNKVNSGLLKMYKAEVLEKVPIMQHFLFGSIIKWE; encoded by the exons ATGGAAGACTCTGGtaacctccaccaccaccaccacaccgACGACGGCGACCACAACCACCACCCACCTTCGTCCTCCTCCCCTCTCGCCACCGGCACCTGCTGCAAGTGCGGCGGCCCCACCACCTTCGCCCCCCCTCCCCAAACCCCCACCTTCACCTCCCCTCCCCCAACCTACCGCCCCATCCGCGCCCCCGCCATCCCCCCCGACCCCAACTCCACCCGCGCCATCATCCTCTCCCCGGTCCCACAATCCCAAAAAGTTCCCATTTTGCCCCCGCCCCACCACTTCCAACTCCCCACAAAGCGCATCCACTCCCCCGACGACATCAGCCGCTTCCACTCCTCCGATTCCGGCAAAAACTTCCTCGGCTTCGTCGTCGCCCTCTCCGAATCCATCCGCGCCAAAAAAATCTCCGACCCCTGCCACATTTCCCCCGCCACAACCTCCCTCCTCTCCATCCtccaaaccctaaccctaatcgCCGACCAAACCCCCCCGGTCCCCCAATCCGCTCGCTACGGCAACGTCGCCTACCGCACCTGGCACGAAAAGATGTCCAATTCCGCCGaatccctcatcctcaccctcctACCGGAGAATCTCCACCCCGCAACAGTTGAACTCGTGCCCTACTTCACCGACTCCTTCGGGAACTCGAGCCGCATCGACTATGGCACCGGCCACGAGACCAATTTCGCGGCGTGGCTGTACTGCCTCGCGCGGCTCGGGGTCATCGGAGTGGAGGACTACCCCGCCGTGGTGGCCAGGGTGTTTGTGAAGTACCTGGACCTCATGAGGAAGCTGCAGCTGCAGTACTGCTTGGAGCCTGCTGGGTCCCATGGTGTGTGGGGGCTTGATGATTATCACTTTTTGCCCTTCATATTCGGGTCCTCGCAGTTGATTGATCACAAGTATATGAAGCCTAAGTCCATTCACAATGAGGATATTTTGGAGAATTTCTCTAATGAGTATATGTACCTTGCTGGCATTGCCTTTGTCAAGAAGGTGAAGAAGGGGGTGTTTGCTGAGCATTCACCCATGTTGGATGATATCAGTGGGGTGCCCAATTGGAATAAGGTGAACAGTGGGTTGCTCAAGATGTATAAAGCTGAGGTCTTGGAGAAGGTCCCCATCATGCAGCATTTTCTTTTCGGGTCGATTATTAAGTG GGAATAG
- the LOC114380495 gene encoding uncharacterized protein LOC114380495: MGKREKQKQRHEKGHRGRGSFNYLQEDHDFDDTPRPSPSEEECADDSNEEKEEEEEEEEEGHENQSHDMPSKFLLYQQSVQSPKGDISYLQKFFLMYVGGRMPLHLQEDFCGTALLSTEWLRSDSRRTVVGLDLDLEALNWCMESNIPKVGADGFSRMSLFHGNVLQPLQSKLVKIDPQQLVSDISLSQNEENLQTDVPESDAPTGSVAQDDKYTKRNIILPGRDIVCAFNYSCCCLHKRAELVLYFKHAREALSTKGGIFVMDLYGGTSSEHKLRLQRRFPNFTYVWEQAEFDIIQRKTRISLHFHMKKEQRKLRHAFSYSWRLWTLPEIRDCLEEAGFRSVHFWVREMPDTTEIMRTEGFGAGKNVKYEEATSFQQQDSWNAYIVGVA, from the exons ATGGGAAAACGAGAGAAGCAGAAGCAGAGGCACGAGAAGGGACACCGTGGAAGAGGGTCTTTCAACTATCTTCAAGAGGACCATGATTTTGATGACACTCCAAGACCCTCACCATCTGAAGAAGAATGTGCTGATGACAGCAatgaggaaaaagaagaagaagaagaagaagaagaagaaggtcaTGAAAACCAATCTCATGATATGCCTTCCAAGTTCCTCCTTTACCAACAATCTGTGCAG TCACCCAAAGGAGATATAAGTTATTTGCAAAAGTTCTTTCTCATGTACGTGGGTGGAAGGATGCCCCTCCATCTTCAAGAAGATTTCTGTGGCACGGCGCTTCTTAG TACAGAATGGCTCCGCAGTGATTCAAGAAGAACAGTAGTAGGATTAGATTTGGATCTTGAGGCACTCAATTGGTGCATGGAAAGCAACATACCTAAAGTTGGGGCTGATGGATTTTCAAGAATGTCTCTCTTTCATGGGAATGTCCTACAACCTCTTCAGTCTAAACTTGTAAAAATAGATCCTCAGCAGCTGGTAAGTGACATTTCACTGTCACAGAATGAAGAAAATCTTCAGACTGATGTGCCAGAATCTGATGCTCCAACAGGCTCTGTTGCTCAAGATGACAAGTATACTAAGAGAAACATAATACTGCCTGGAAGAGATATCGTGTGTGCTTTTAACTACAGCTGCTGTTGTCTACATAAACGAGCAGAACTGGTTCTGTATTTCAAGCATGCTCGTGAGGCCTTGTCAACTAAAGGTGGAATTTTTGTGATGGATTTATATGGGGGTACGTCATCAGAGCACAAGTTGAGGCTTCAGAGAAGATTTCCCAATTTTACG TATGTATGGGAGCAagctgaatttgatattattCAACGGAAGACAAGGATTAGCCTCCATTTTCATATGAAGAAGGAACAAAGAAAACTTCGCCATGCATTTTCATACAGCTGGCGGTT GTGGACATTGCCTGAAATTAGGGATTGCCTAGAAGAGGCTGGATTTCGGTCTGTTCACTTTTGGGTTCGAGAGATGCCAGACACCACAGAAATTATGAGAACAGAGGGGTTTGGTGCGGGAAAGAATGTAAAATATGAAGAGGCTACAAGTTTTCAGCAACAAGATTCTTGGAATGCTTACATAGTTGGTGTTGCGTAA
- the LOC114380461 gene encoding serine/threonine-protein phosphatase 2A activator-like isoform X2, translating to MEDSGNLHHHHHTDDGDHNHHPPSSSSPLATGTCCKCGGPTTFAPPPQTPTFTSPPPTYRPIRAPAIPPDPNSTRAIILSPVPQSQKVPILPPPHHFQLPTKRIHSPDDISRFHSSDSGKNFLGFVVALSESIRAKKISDPCHISPATTSLLSILQTLTLIADQTPPVPQSARYGNVAYRTWHEKMSNSAESLILTLLPENLHPATVELVPYFTDSFGNSSRIDYGTGHETNFAAWLYCLARLGVIGVEDYPAVVARVFVKYLDLMRKLQLQYCLEPAGSHGVWGLDDYHFLPFIFGSSQLIDHKYMKPKSIHNEDILENFSNEYMYLAGIAFVKKVKKGVFAEHSPMLDDISGVPNWNKVNSGLLKMYKAEVLEKVPIMQHFLFGSIIK from the exons ATGGAAGACTCTGGtaacctccaccaccaccaccacaccgACGACGGCGACCACAACCACCACCCACCTTCGTCCTCCTCCCCTCTCGCCACCGGCACCTGCTGCAAGTGCGGCGGCCCCACCACCTTCGCCCCCCCTCCCCAAACCCCCACCTTCACCTCCCCTCCCCCAACCTACCGCCCCATCCGCGCCCCCGCCATCCCCCCCGACCCCAACTCCACCCGCGCCATCATCCTCTCCCCGGTCCCACAATCCCAAAAAGTTCCCATTTTGCCCCCGCCCCACCACTTCCAACTCCCCACAAAGCGCATCCACTCCCCCGACGACATCAGCCGCTTCCACTCCTCCGATTCCGGCAAAAACTTCCTCGGCTTCGTCGTCGCCCTCTCCGAATCCATCCGCGCCAAAAAAATCTCCGACCCCTGCCACATTTCCCCCGCCACAACCTCCCTCCTCTCCATCCtccaaaccctaaccctaatcgCCGACCAAACCCCCCCGGTCCCCCAATCCGCTCGCTACGGCAACGTCGCCTACCGCACCTGGCACGAAAAGATGTCCAATTCCGCCGaatccctcatcctcaccctcctACCGGAGAATCTCCACCCCGCAACAGTTGAACTCGTGCCCTACTTCACCGACTCCTTCGGGAACTCGAGCCGCATCGACTATGGCACCGGCCACGAGACCAATTTCGCGGCGTGGCTGTACTGCCTCGCGCGGCTCGGGGTCATCGGAGTGGAGGACTACCCCGCCGTGGTGGCCAGGGTGTTTGTGAAGTACCTGGACCTCATGAGGAAGCTGCAGCTGCAGTACTGCTTGGAGCCTGCTGGGTCCCATGGTGTGTGGGGGCTTGATGATTATCACTTTTTGCCCTTCATATTCGGGTCCTCGCAGTTGATTGATCACAAGTATATGAAGCCTAAGTCCATTCACAATGAGGATATTTTGGAGAATTTCTCTAATGAGTATATGTACCTTGCTGGCATTGCCTTTGTCAAGAAGGTGAAGAAGGGGGTGTTTGCTGAGCATTCACCCATGTTGGATGATATCAGTGGGGTGCCCAATTGGAATAAGGTGAACAGTGGGTTGCTCAAGATGTATAAAGCTGAGGTCTTGGAGAAGGTCCCCATCATGCAGCATTTTCTTTTCGGGTCGATTATTAAGTG A